A portion of the Caenorhabditis elegans chromosome III genome contains these proteins:
- the Y71H2AM.12 gene encoding Ras-related protein Rab-18 (Confirmed by transcript evidence) — MDTIKTVKVVVVGESGAGKTALLTCFLDNTFETDPLTTIGIDFKHKIVQLNDGQSIRLQLWDTAGQERFRQLAPAYIRSARVALLVIDLSDENCVEHLIRWKGIIDKNKSDFTSTIIVGNKHDLVSEKRSPRLTAIIRETNDEYIETSAKMRKNIKKLFSSVACRPFPEHETSQIILLNEPRPVESATKRCCQRW; from the exons ATGGACACTATCAAAACTGTCAAAGTTGTGGTTGTTGGGGAATCCGGAg ccggaAAAACTGCCTTGCTCACGTGTTTTCTCGATAACACATTTGAAACCGACCCGCTGACGACGATCGGAATCGATTTTAAGCATAAAATTGTGCAATTGAATGATGGACAG tcaattcgCCTTCAATTATGGGATACCGCAGGCCAGGAGAGATTCCGACAACTAGCGCCTGCCTACATTAGAAGTGCTCGTGTGGCTCTTCTTGTCATTGATCTTTCAG ATGAAAACTGCGTGGAACATTTGATCCGATGGAAGGGaataatcgataaaaataaaagtgattTCACTTCAACAATTATTGTTGGAAACAAGCACGATCTTGTTAGTGA aaaacgatCTCCCCGTCTAACTGCAATAATCCGTGAGACAAACGACGAATATATTGAAACTTCggcaaaaatgagaaaaaatatcaaaaaacttttttcgtcgGTCGCTTGCCGCCCGTTTCCGGAGCACGAGACTAGTCAGATTATATTAT TGAACGAGCCGCGACCAGTGGAATCGGCGACAAAGAGGTGCTGTCAGAGATGGTAG
- the Y71H2AM.14 gene encoding L-Fucosyltransferase (Confirmed by transcript evidence), translating to MASLLGMSRVLNRTPILFVEDKNYEGMWKSTKEAIPGLIEKFQIVHGKVPSHNKPIQFSKLCCVYVDPRVLENMNDEFLHLDSHFYQSWKYFAGMQRELIGYVKKSGNYSSLPRSTDNVFVTCAHVRRGDFLSVGFAVADERFVINALDFMEKKDPSTHAKKATVLFGDTLEFLELIYNSLNKNKSSTTYFIAKNRNHDDLLYAKENCDAVLIASPHSTFGWWMGYLSKGNKVYYMDIRETNDPIYRRGELNPYDYFAENWTPLKYDIDNQTIIRSIK from the exons ATGGCTTCACTTTTGGGAATGTCGAGAGTTCTGAATCGAACACCGATTCTATTTGTCGAGGACAAGAATTATGAGGGAATGTGGAAAAGCACAAAAGAAGCGATTCCCggattaattgaaaaatttcaaattgttcatgGCAAA gtaCCGTCTCACAACAAACCCATTCAATTCAGTAAGCTATGTTGTGTTTACGTGGATCCCCGAGTTCTAGAAAATATGAACGACGAGTTTCTTCATTTGGATTCGCATTTCTATCAG tcgtGGAAATATTTTGCTGGCATGCAACGAGAATTGATTGGCTACgtgaaaaaatcaggaaactACAGCTCACTTCCAAGGTCAACTGATAATGTTTTCGT aacatgcGCCCACGTTAGAAGAGGTGACTTCTTATCAGTCGGATTTGCAGTCGCCGATGAGCGTTTTGTCATAAATGCTCTCGACTTTATGGAGAAAAAAG ATCCTAGCACTCATGCTAAAAAGGCCACAGTTTTGTTTGGAGATACATTGGAGTTTTTGGAACTCATTTATAACagcttaaataaaaat aaatcaaGCACAACATACTTTATAGCCAAAAACAGAAACCATGATGATCTACTGTATGCGAAGGAAAATTGTGATGCTGTGCTGATTGCAT CTCCCCATTCAACATTCGGGTGGTGGATGGGATATCTATCTAAAGGAAATAAAGTCTATTATATGGATATTCGCGAGACTAACGATCCTAtttat agaagAGGAGAACTCAATCCATACGACtattttgctgaaaactgGACGCCACTGAAATATGACATTGATAATCAAACTATAATTAGAAGTATTAAATAG
- the cest-25 gene encoding Carboxylesterase type B domain-containing protein (Confirmed by transcript evidence) — MGGTVSKHTTPHYPPSRQVLTSYGPIEGRRLIHEGEKQVDAFQGIPYAAPPIGNLRFALPQPHEKWTEVRETKSFGARGIQKDHVLSPKTSPQSEDNLTLNIFTPVWTPKNETGFPVILYIHGGGFVSDSAHKYGDMSICQHLVTKDVVVVTIQYRLGFLGFWTTGDSSIPDNVALHDMVFALKWVKENIGLFNGDPNNITLMGQSAGGASVDFLSISPVSRDLFQKVIPMGGNASCSWAIHPRPLNACRNRAQEIGVFDGMNTLDWVEKLRELPADKFASALNMEAVDTKTDPELLIGPKYDNLFIPRPVMELRKEAPMKPRLLGCAKSEGLVFAFFGLNTKHPLHAVQQDVSAILSEKLFPLKARDYQEKALEKLIEIGTDHSKEEWQRAMVDLKGDSFLNVGIQQNVLDVLETQPSTPIYMYSFDYCNPKAYGIMGFKLPFKDATHCTDISYVVGNHIVNSFDFNEEDYKMIEITTRLWTNFAKYGNPNGEGDDVAHLEEKWEPATIESPQTHMALTLQPKLHHVYKQGRPLFMAKLLKEARPPPNL, encoded by the exons atgggAGGAACAGTTTCAAAGCATACAACTCCACATTATCCGCCTTCCAGGCAGGTTTTGACAAGTTATGGTCCAATTGAAGGCCGTCGGCTTATTCATGAAGGGGAGAAGCAg GTGGACGCGTTCCAAGGTATTCCGTACGCCGCTCCGCCAATTGGTAATTTGAGATTTGCG CTTCCTCAACCCCACGAAAAATGGACGGAAGTCAGGGAGACCAAATCATTCGGAGCTAGAGGAATTCAAAAAGATCATGTGCTTTCGCCAAAG ACATCCCCACAATCCGAAGACAACCTAACACTCAACATCTTCACTCCAGTATGGACCCCAAAAAACGAGACAGGATTCCCTGTAATTCTGTACATCCATGGTGGAGGTTTTGTCAGTGATAGTGCTCATAAATACGGTGATATGAGTATTTGTCAACACCTTGTGACAAAAGATGTCGTAGTTGTCACAATTCAATATCGATTGGGATTTCTCGGTTTTTGGACAACTGGAGACAGTTCTATTCCGGATAATGTGGCACTTCATGACATGGTTTTTGCGTTGAAATGGGTTAAGGAGAATATTGGGCTGTTTAATGGAGATCCAAATAATATTACATTGATGGGACAATCTGCTGGTGGAGCTTCTGTCGATTTTCTCAGTATTTCTCCAGTCTCCAGAG ATCTCTTCCAAAAAGTGATCCCAATGGGAGGAAATGCCAGTTGTAGTTGGGCAATACATCCCCGCCCACTCAATGCCTGTAGAAACCGTGCTCAggaaattggagtttttgatGGAATGAACACTTTGGATTGGGTGGAAAAGCTCAGAGAGTTGCCCGCCGATAAATTTGCATCTGCACTTAAT atggaagCAGTTGACACAAAAACTGATCCCGAATTGCTCATTGGTCCCAAATATGACAACCTCTTTATTCCAAGACCAGTTATGGAGCTCAGAAAGGAGGCCCCAATGAAGCCAAGATTGCTGGGATGTGCCAAGAGTGAGGGTCTTGTTTTTGCGT TCTTCGGTCTAAACACGAAACACCCACTTCACGCTGTTCAACAAGACGTCTCTGCAATTCTCTCTGAAAAGCTGTTCCCCCTGAAAGCTCGAGACTATCAAGAAAAAGCTCTGGAAAAACTGATCGAAATCGGAACAGATCATTCGAAAGAAGAATGGCAACGAGCGATGGTTGATTTGAAGGGCGACTCATTTTTGAATGTCGGAATACAACAGAATGTTCTGGATGTATTGGAGACTCAACCATCAACTCCTATTTATATGTATTCGTTTGATTATTGCAATCCAAAAGCTTATGGAATTATGGGATTTAAGTTGCCGTTTAAAG ACGCTACCCACTGTACTGATATCAGTTATGTTGTCGGAAATCATATTGTCAATTCTTTCGATTTCAATGAGGAAGACTATAAAATGATTGAGATCACCACTCGATTATGGACCAATTTCGCGAAATATGG AAACCCAAATGGCGAGGGTGATGACGTGGCACATCTGGAAGAGAAATGGGAGCCGGCCACAATCGAATCCCCACAGACACACATGGCACTAACATTACAACCAAAGCTTCATCACGTCTACAAGCAAGGAAGACCACTGTTCATGGCAAAACTTCTCAAGGAGGCCAGACCACCGCCGAATCTCtaa
- the cosa-1 gene encoding Cyclin N-terminal domain-containing protein (Confirmed by transcript evidence) translates to MSSSRSHRKNTSTLGTPAVSAANQTVKNPNLKKNEPKSDNEPPKTLVSMEPDFYDPRGACHMIYWTDCIAQMAVDIRERQNAANQSDFDFMKPKLVEYVFTVCVRLRLPNEVRFTAALILNSFMLRHLCSLHDFMERQEMSIQRKKREWENLESNMERQIPLRILTAIQISSKFHSYHDSLSSRQVVNTLRKIGLPYTISAVLESEQRVFKLIGFKMPDSPLDACEMALKVLTFTMKKRGMIDEEKYNDLWQHTLIVLDVCFINHIELYERFIRKCPAICRTEERLNISKFKWDIQLLAAATVQTAYILLLGTSQIANVSVIINNLLRCDNAYVEPLKQSIIELACAKKNESIPECSTSS, encoded by the exons ATGTCAAGTTCTCG GTCACACCGCAAAAACACTTCAACTCTAGGTACACCTGCCGTATCAGCAGCGAATCAG accgtaaaaaatccgaatctgaagaaaaatgagccaaaaagCGACAATGAGCCACCGAAAACGCTGGTTTCAATGGAACCTGATTTTTATGACCCTCGGGGAGCGTGTCATATGATTTATTGGACGGATTGCATTGCACAAATGGCTGTTGATATTCGAG agcgtCAAAACGCCGCAAATCAGAGTGATTTCGATTTTATGAAGCCAAAACTTGTTGAATACGTTTTCACAGTTTGCGTCAGGTTACGGCTGCCCAATGAGGTTCGATTCACCGCCGCGTTGATCTTAAATTC tttcatgCTCCGCCACCTGTGCTCTCTGCACGATTTCATGGAACGACAAGAAATGTCGATTCAACGGAAGAAAAGAGAATGGGAAAATCTTGAATCGAATATGGAACGACAGATTCCGTTGAGAATTCTAACTGCAATTCAGATTAGCAGCAAATTTCACAGTTATCATGAT agtcTATCGTCTCGTCAAGTTGTGAATACTCTACGAAAAATCGGCCTACCGTACACAATATCCGCTGTTTTGGAATCGGAGCAACGCGTTTTTAAGCTCATCGGATTCAa aatgccTGACAGTCCACTAGATGCATGTGAAATGGCTCTAAAAGTGCTCACATTTACAATGAAAAAGCGTGGAATGATTGACGAGGAGAAATATAATGATCTATGGCAACATACATTAATTGTATTAGATGTCTGTTTTATTAATCATATCGAATTATACGAACGATTTATTCGAAAGTGTCCGGCGATTTGTAGAACGGAGGAAAG attaaacatctcaaaattcaaatggGATATCCAATTGCTCGCCGCCGCAACCGTCCAAACTGCTTACATTCTACTTCTCGGCACTTCTCAAATTGCCAATGTTTCAGTgataatcaataatttattgagaTGTGACAATGCTTATGTCGAACCATTAAAGCAATCGATTATAGAGCTCGCCTGCGCGAAAAAG aatgagAGTATTCCGGAATGCAGCACCTCCTCGTAA
- the Y71H2AM.14 gene encoding L-Fucosyltransferase (Confirmed by transcript evidence) has translation MGNNCRSRIAEFQASLPVGAPKKFLSSSLAAQSGLGNHLFEMASLLGMSRVLNRTPILFVEDKNYEGMWKSTKEAIPGLIEKFQIVHGKVPSHNKPIQFSKLCCVYVDPRVLENMNDEFLHLDSHFYQSWKYFAGMQRELIGYVKKSGNYSSLPRSTDNVFVTCAHVRRGDFLSVGFAVADERFVINALDFMEKKDPSTHAKKATVLFGDTLEFLELIYNSLNKNKSSTTYFIAKNRNHDDLLYAKENCDAVLIASPHSTFGWWMGYLSKGNKVYYMDIRETNDPIYRRGELNPYDYFAENWTPLKYDIDNQTIIRSIK, from the exons ATGGGCAATAATTGTCGTTCTAG AATCGCCGAATTTCAAGCTTCTCTCCCTGTCggtgctccaaaaaagttCTTATCAAGTAGCCTTGCCGCCCAATCTGGATTAG GAAATCACTTATTCGAAATGGCTTCACTTTTGGGAATGTCGAGAGTTCTGAATCGAACACCGATTCTATTTGTCGAGGACAAGAATTATGAGGGAATGTGGAAAAGCACAAAAGAAGCGATTCCCggattaattgaaaaatttcaaattgttcatgGCAAA gtaCCGTCTCACAACAAACCCATTCAATTCAGTAAGCTATGTTGTGTTTACGTGGATCCCCGAGTTCTAGAAAATATGAACGACGAGTTTCTTCATTTGGATTCGCATTTCTATCAG tcgtGGAAATATTTTGCTGGCATGCAACGAGAATTGATTGGCTACgtgaaaaaatcaggaaactACAGCTCACTTCCAAGGTCAACTGATAATGTTTTCGT aacatgcGCCCACGTTAGAAGAGGTGACTTCTTATCAGTCGGATTTGCAGTCGCCGATGAGCGTTTTGTCATAAATGCTCTCGACTTTATGGAGAAAAAAG ATCCTAGCACTCATGCTAAAAAGGCCACAGTTTTGTTTGGAGATACATTGGAGTTTTTGGAACTCATTTATAACagcttaaataaaaat aaatcaaGCACAACATACTTTATAGCCAAAAACAGAAACCATGATGATCTACTGTATGCGAAGGAAAATTGTGATGCTGTGCTGATTGCAT CTCCCCATTCAACATTCGGGTGGTGGATGGGATATCTATCTAAAGGAAATAAAGTCTATTATATGGATATTCGCGAGACTAACGATCCTAtttat agaagAGGAGAACTCAATCCATACGACtattttgctgaaaactgGACGCCACTGAAATATGACATTGATAATCAAACTATAATTAGAAGTATTAAATAG